CATGCTTTTATATCAAGCATCAGTGCACGTTTAAAACTACATTTTTCAGACCTTGATAGTTGCAGTTTCATTTCAAAGGAATAATATCTAGGTCAGTTTGCATACTGGTAAAAGCAGGCAAAAATTAAAACACtgttcatattttattatttcatcatttttttaGTCACAGAAGTGACGCTGTTCGTCTATACAAACGAACACATGACGACCAGAGAGCGACTGTGAGCTGTCATATCCCGGAAGGTGGAggagaaatgtcaaaatgaaaaacCTGAGAAGAATGGAGACAGCCCAGAAGTAAAACACTCAGCTCGAAAGGATTGTGAAACTGAAGTCCGCTGTGTTACTCTTACTTTCGATTTTATTTGAAACAATGACAATAAAAGTCTGAgagttagttttgttttgttttgttacagtgAGGGTTTACAATTTTGCAATCCCTCTTACGAGGGTTCACGATGTAATTGTAATCCCTGGTATCAGGGTACACGATACAATTGTAATCCCTCGTACCTCTAATGTGGGGTTTCTGAAAGCCAAGCCATGTGATATGATAATTGAAACCCGTTGAAAGAGTCATAAGGAGCTCACAGGTTGATAAATATGCATATAATATCAAAAACCCTGTAAACGTAGGACAGCAAAACTAGCTAGCGTGTATCATTAACGTGAAATAACAAGTTAATGTTGGCATACGGGACGAATGTATTTAAATTAGTTTATTCAAAGTGGACAGATTTAACATGTTTCTGAGACAGCCCGTTTTATCGATTCTGATTGTTAATGAGAGGTGTCAAACCACAATGACTTGTTTCTTAATTCTTCTGGTCTGTATGTACAATTGTAGGATACGGCATCATTCAAAATTTGCCCAACAATGTATGGTTTGGTAGAACATTACAGAGCTAGACTTTCAGGGGTTTGATATATTCCACAGTAACATTCACAGATAATTGGAAGCATATTTTCAGGTCATGCACACACTTCCTGCATTTGTGATCGAACCACTTGATGAATGATTTGTACATAACACAAATGGATCACTGTTACTGTCTCTAAGATGTGTTTATTACAGGCACATACTGCTCGTCAATGCATGCTGAAGATCCCAACAGACGACCTCAACGAATCAACCATGAGAGCAGTGAGTACAAAATTGTCTCCCCAACGCtagatttgagtgagtgagtggattatACCATAAATATATTGAATGATGAGCTGAGGCGTTTGAGATATTTTCATAACCGAGAACATTTCCGTCACAGGTGAACCAGTTCACAAGCCTACTGACTGGGACAACAATTGGGTACAACGCGTATGGCCTCTTTACTATCAGTCCACCGACTCTGCTCAGTGTAAGTGGATTTCTATGGGGTTTTCATAAGAAGATttcaaacaagaaaaaacatgAACTTTCTTtcacatggaaatgtttttggtATTTTTCTCATGTTTATGTACTGAAGTTTGGATAAAATGTTTCTGTAGATTTGTAATTTACCGGGCATGGGTTACAAGCTGCATGCTTCCGTATTGTTACAGATTGTTGGAACTTTGGTAACCTGCGTTGTGGTGGCTGTGCAGTTTCGTCAACCGGACTCTCAGACAAGCCTCAGCACACTGTGTCAAGATCTACTGGCTAATATTACTTTACTGTTGGAGAATATTCGCAACGGATCATCGGGTTCATAAACGTTTTCACATCGTCTCTCAACATGGACCTACTAACGTCCTGAGGTTTCAAAACGTCTGAATTATGTTCTATATGTGTAATGGAACATGGCCCTATGTAAAACCGTTTTCTGCctttttgttctgtttgtgtGACGTGTTACTCTCAGGAGCCCTGAAATGACAATGAGTTACGTGTGACGCCGACATGCCGTGATTCACGCGTCAGACAGCTAAGAAACTGTGTGTTGGACAATGTGTAATCATGAACAGACAGCTGTGTGTGTCCTCATTGATGGAGCTTATTCAACGCACGAGTCATACAGATGAATGTTAGTGCTGTTGTCAATGGTTAAATGGGTTGTCCATACAGTTACTTATGATATATTTCTATAGATGTCAACACGTTTGCTTTCAGGAACACGTGTAAACGCATaaagtgttgaaatgttgaaaatgtgtatTAAAAACATGTGACCAGATCTTTCACCAGAGTTAATATCAACTGAATTCCTATAAGACAGACTCAATTTAGATTCCTGTAATCGTTTTCCCATTTTATACATTTAGAATTCGAGTGAAGTCATCTGAATGTTACATACTTATTCTCGACACAAATTGTACACCTAGAGAGAATAAGTAATTAATATCAGCCTGTTTACTTTACTTGTCGTCTGTAAAAAGCCACCTTTGAATAGTCGCTGTTTTAGGTCGGAAAACGAAAAGGTAGCTGTGTGGCCTATTTATTTTGGTGTTAGTTTCACTATGTTTTGACAAATGTTTTAATTCAGATTCGCAGAACTGACACAGGTTTCTGATTTTGTTTATGGAAACAAAGCCAATGAGCAATTATGACCAGTCTTGGTTGCAAGTGATGTTCACAATATTATCAAAAGCGTTGTCTGGAGCTGAGTAACGCCTCGGaacaatgtttgtttaacactaCCGTCAGTGGACCAATGTTCAAATGACTCTGATGAATGTATCTAAATATCCTACAGAATTTCGCAACAGGATAGATAACACCTGAACTTGTCGGAGAAGCGGAGAAGATGTATTCACATATGTTGTGAGGtcggtttgtgtgtgtgtgtgtgtgtgtgtgaagttaTGTCTCATTAATTAACTTTTAATTGTTATGGATTTCCACTCAATTCTTTTACTTGTAGCACTTAAGAGACCTACAACTCGtctaacattaaactttaaCGGCTGTCAACAATTTTCAATCAGTGCACCCGTTTTTACTTGGGAATGTCGATAATGGGCGAGTTATATTTGTATAGTCATTCTTTGTAaacttgtttattatttattcaaGATATTATTGCGCATTATAGATTGTCTGTGATCTATTTTGGTGGTTTAAAGGAGAATCACAAGCCTTTTATCTCAGTAATTTCAAAACCATAACACATATGAGACAAGAAAAGACGAAGAAAGTCTTCCACTACAAACAGCGTTTAATGGATCTTCAACCGTTACTTACACAGCGACAGATACATTGCCGAGACCATCCTCGCTGTTAACTGTTGTGTTTCTCTGAGGTATAATCAATGTAAAAATTGACAGGAACTATTCCGGAGCCGGAGTCATGACAAACTTCACCACTGGTTATACAGGTCACAGGTCAAGCGGCATTCAGAATAGACAGCATGTAAGGAAAAATCGCAAAGCGAGTAACACTAGAACTGTAGATACACGGCGTTGAGTGAAATGTTCCTAAAATTAAATTGTCAACCAAAAgatatatttacacacacacgaaagTCACAGCTGACGTCCAAGACATATATTGGCGAAATGTGCGAGTTTAGTGTTCTCTAAAATGCCACAAGCAAGTAGCCTAATCCATGAACAGATGAGCATGAAAGTATTCTGTTCAACTGTTTGCGTAGCGCGAACGAAAGTGATAGATGTAACGCCGTACTcggcaatgttaaaatgtttcaaaacattccATGGAGGAAGTTCACAAAGATAGTCCGGAGCCATATGGTTTACCATTTGGTAAAATAATGTTAATTTagaaatgtgtgtatgtatattgttatgaatgTCAAAAGGTCACGTTATGGAGCATTGATAATTAAATGCAGCATTCAAACGTTGTTAAAATCTAACTTCTTAGCATGTAAACCCTTATAAAGATATAACTTTATATTGCTCTCGGTAGTCGACTTTCCAATACTGGATATAGTCGGTACATCAAAGACTAGATGGGAATCCTCGGTCCGGGATTATCCCCCAGCTATTGTACATTATTTCTATGTCCACCTGAGAGTTAAGGACGGGAATCACGTCGATTCCATTATTACAGCAATTTAGTGTCGTGTAATTCCAGATGACGTCAAAACTAAAGGGCGAATCAAGCTATTGAAAGTACTCCGATTCATAACATTGTATATGATTTGAATTTGCAATGTATTTACAATTGTTAAGTCTATTATTATTTAGAAATGCTGTGTTTTGTAATTAGAGCCAGTAAAACGGGTTCATGATAGCTGTAAAGTCGACACGTGAGGATGCTTAGCAAGAACATCGCAAGTGACATCGCCATTAATTTTGGGATGAGTAGTTAAGCTTTCAATAAAGAACAAACACGAAACTTCCGGAAGTACTAGTGTACCGTTTCGTTGCAGCTGGTAACTTGGAAAGATGCTGCAGAAAAAATTTCTAAGAGTTTGTGTGAGATAAACCTGGTTGCTTGACTAAGACACAGTAGTGGACATCTACTAACTTGCAAACCGAAGTGTAGAGGTGCTTTTCATTTCAAGCGCCTCAACGTTGTGTGGCATGTTCACATGAGACATGAAAACAGGATAACATTGACTTTGTCGAGGATTCCGAGACAATTTTCTTACATTTTCACAACCTTTGTGGCCACAACGTAACGGGAAAGTAAACCGTTTGTGTGATGTTCACAACAGGAATGTTTTAAATAGTCTCAGTACTAATCTAACCATCCATATGGATGTGGTGTGGTGGCTTTTGCTCAGCAGTTGACTTTAATATATCTTACACTTTTGGTTCAGAATCAGGTGCTTTAACATCAACAAAAGCTGACATCTGCTTTTTTTGTAATTACGGAACATATAACGGTTTAAACTATTCaaaacatttgtgttaatattaTTTaccttttttatttgttttcttgctTATGAAAAACTCAGACGATCTTTGTGCTTTGTTCGATTGAACATTTTGCTGTGTTTGTGACGTAATGTGTACATACAATCATATCATTCTGTCATTTGCGAATGAAAACAATTAAGTTCATTATCAAAAGCAGATAAGACAATTGTAATGATTTGTCGTTGTAACGGTACGTGGGTTTTGTGTCACTCAAGTTTGTGCGCAATCGAAAATTGTTCCAGACCGCCAATTAGTATAAATGCTCAGTGAATATCGAGACGTTATTATATGCTAGCGACACAAAGAAACCGTGTATTGTCAAATATTATCCCacttgataagtacgataacttaaaggtacatataaactttaatggagggaacatgagaccataacaactTGGGAGAATTTCCACTGAaaatgacgtcacgagtccacaaacgggacaggggtcaaacgactATGGCACAAGGTCAATgacgggtatgtccaccatcggcattgagaacacCCGTGCATCCACGACGCATAGGGTCAATCAAACGTTCCAGGAActcttgtgggatgtcacgccagattctcaCGAGTTTTGTTGCAAGGCCAAGGAtgttatctggcggatgagggAGCTGGCGTAGACGATCCATCTCGTCCGAAACATGCTCTAGTGGGGAAAGATTCGGTGAAATTGCAGACCAAGGCAATAAGTCAACGTTGTGATGTTGCAAGAAATTTATAGCAAAACTTGGCGTATGAGGTCGGGCATTGCCAtcttggaatgttaacccagggccagGATTCAGTCGCATGTAACATGCAAACCAGCCATTCACTTTGCATATACCTTTCCAAGAACAGACCGAATACTTATTGTTTCACAACACATACCACCTATACATATATACCATGTTTTGTTcttttacacacacaaacacacacacacacacacacacacacacacacacataaacacacatatatatatagttcatgTATAAGCATGAATGCATGTTCATGTCATACAGCATTGTAGCTATTCTCTACACTAATTGTATattgattatttgtttcaggattCGCATTTCTTCTCCTATCTTGTGATATAAACacctttacaaaatattttcgtATCTTTCAtctaatttatttttctttcaatCCTCAATATGCTCCATTTGCATTGTTGTTACCGTCAGACATCCCAGAGACAAAAGTGCATTAAATGACGCTTAGATGAAGTGttaaagtgaaagtaaatatcacAAGACCTTCCTACAAAATTAATACGTTATCAGGAAGCATCtatgtacacatgtactacCATATAAAGCATATACCTAGTCAGCATTGTTTTTGCTGAGtcatttcatttgacatttgtcgCACTTGAACCTAATGTCAAATAGTACTCCACCAAAGGTCGTTTTAACTCAACTTGATGCACATACGTGTTCGTGTCATATTTCACTGACGAAATGTAATCCACAATGTGTTCGATATTTCTGCAAAACAATGGCTTTTGAATCTCATCGATTTGTTTATCCTACATTCACaaaagggttttttttaacttacACCACACCATTACTTCGAAGTGGAATGTACACAAGCAGCACTGCATCATGCATACATACTGAGTACATTTCATTTCCTGACTCAGTTATATCAACTTAACATCACCTCATTCAGCGACAAAAGTCGGTATTTGATGTGACAGAATCAGACTTCTGACGGGACTAAGGTGGAAGCTAGAGTTCTGTAGAGTAATCATGTCTCGTGTTCAACCACAGCATGCATCGATTTCGTCTGATGAGAACAAAGTGACAATGATGTCCAAGTCTGTTCTACACATCCTTAACCCAGTGCTAACCTTTATGCGTATTTGTGGAACATGCACTGGTCCAAATGTTACTGTGGAGAATATTGCATGCAGTGACTACCGTTTCAGGCTTCGTCACAAAAAGAACTGGTTCCAGATACTTTATTGCGTTTTCGGAACCTCTCATGTCTGGATTTTCACCGGAATACTTGCTTATAAACTTGTGTTTTTTGAACCAATGTCAAGAGAATGGATTATAGCTTTCCAATTTCTGGTTATGAATATCACAACATCTTGTGATCATACATGGTCCTCAATGAACTTTCGGGATGGTTCTTATCAATCTTGGGTGAAGGATTTCTACTTGTATGAACAAAGGTACGGTgttcatgaaaatatgaaacgTATGGTGAAGAAAAGTAGGATCCTTGTAGCACTTGTGATGTTCTTTGGGATTTGTATATCTGGTTTCATGTCAACTTATGCCCTGGCCATCCGCGAAGTTGGAGAAATTGTGTGTGTTGTCGATGGAGCTTTGAGTTGGTTGAACTATTTAATATCAGTGatcaattatttcattttgtgcGCTTCATTCTCGAGCTCTGTTATTCGGTTAGTGATTGGATCATATTGTCTGTGTTCGGAACTTGACGTGATAAACACCAATATGGAACGATGCGTTGAACAATACATAAAGCGTCAAGAAAGCCAGAGAATCCAGTCACAAACTGCACCTGATTGCCACAGTGAAAGAAACGAAGAATTGAAGGACATAATAGGAAGACATAAGCACATGAGCAGTTTAATATCTAGATTTGGTAACTTCATTGCTTTCGACTTGTGTATAGGATTGTTCATGTCACTCCCTCTGTCATGCTTTGCACTTTATGTCATTATGACACGCGTGGAATCACAAAGTAATGTTGCTCTGTGTACATTTATCCTGCTTGTCTGTGGCCTGGGATGCATCGCCTTATCCATAATAGGCGTGACAGTGAACGTAAAGGTGAGCATGTAGATTGACTTTGTGAGCCTATAGGACGAAATTATGATGCATTTTTGTGAAGACACTTGTGGCATGACCTCTTCTCGCATTCATGCCACGTTCCTATGAATGATATCGCATTGAGTCATCATTACTTTCCACTTGAACCTTTCCATGTACACCGATTAAACATTCCATCTATGGTTAGTCACAAAATCATGTCTAACAGTTTTCTCACACACGGAAGTTGATCGATGCTGAAGTTTAATTGGACATTTGTGAGAGATTCAACTGATATTGCGAATGTAGGAACACAGGGTGGGGATTGTTAACCTCAACTTTTGACTACCATTATTTATTGTTACAGTTCTGACAAGGTACAAATAACAAGTCGACCTTTTGTAAAGGATAATTTGCTAATATAGCTTAAGACCATcgtgtagtgagtgagtcagtaacgattcaaatcacatcggcaataggtCAGTCATATCCTGACTGAAACTAATACTAAATTGAATATATatgcaaaaaatatataaaaacctgtcaacaaaggacaacaAAACTACCTAACATATATCATTAAAGACAAAAAACTATTTGGGGACAATAAAGAGTAAAAATGGTCTATTGACCTCCAAACTCTGAAGATAGATCacaatactagggaccatgaggatTTACAGTACTTTTGTTACCTATGTGGATCCTAACTGGAAGAACATTGCGTTCCTTGAAATACAGGTTCACGTTCGAATACAGGACGAATGTATTTAAATCGTACAGCAGACTTCAGATTTAACACGTAACGTCTTATGAGACAACCTATGCTATCGATTCTGATTGTTAATGAGAGGTGTTGAACCACAATGACCTGTTTCTTAATCCTTGTTTGTGGTCTGTATGTACAATTGTAGGATACAGCATCTTTCAAAGTTTGCGTGGAAATGTATGGTTTGGTAGACAGTTTTGGGAATAATACAGAGCTAGAAATTCACGGGTTTGATATATTCCACAGTAACATTCACAGATAATTGGAAGCATTTTTTCAGGTCATGCACACACTTCCTGCATTTGTGATCGAACCATTCGATGAATTATTTGTCCATAACACAAATAGATCACTCTTACAGTCTCTAACGTGTGGTTATTACAGGCACACACTGCTCTTCAATGCATGCTGAAGATCCCAACAAACGACCTCAGCGAATCAACCATGAGAGCAGTGAGTACAAAAATGTCTCCCCAAGGCtcgatttgagtgagtgagtaaatgactGAATGAATCAGTGAATTTTACCATAAGTATATTTAATGATGAGCTAAGGAGTTTGAGATATTTTCATAACCGAGAACATTTCCGTCACAGGTGAACCAGTTCACAAGCCTACTGACTGGGACAACAATTGGGTACAACGTGTATGGCCTCTTTACTATCAGTCCACCGACTCTGCTCAGTGTAAGTGGATTTCTATGGGGTTTTCATAAGAAGATttcaaacaagaaaaaacatgAACTTTCTTtcacatggaaatgtttttggtATTTTCCCATGTTTATATAGTTTTTACAGAATATTtgacaatatgtttct
The window above is part of the Haliotis asinina isolate JCU_RB_2024 chromosome 1, JCU_Hal_asi_v2, whole genome shotgun sequence genome. Proteins encoded here:
- the LOC137285851 gene encoding uncharacterized protein translates to MSRVQPQHASISSDENKVTMMSKSVLHILNPVLTFMRICGTCTGPNVTVENIACSDYRFRLRHKKNWFQILYCVFGTSHVWIFTGILAYKLVFFEPMSREWIIAFQFLVMNITTSCDHTWSSMNFRDGSYQSWVKDFYLYEQRYGVHENMKRMVKKSRILVALVMFFGICISGFMSTYALAIREVGEIVCVVDGALSWLNYLISVINYFILCASFSSSVIRLVIGSYCLCSELDVINTNMERCVEQYIKRQESQRIQSQTAPDCHSERNEELKDIIGRHKHMSSLISRFGNFIAFDLCIGLFMSLPLSCFALYVIMTRVESQSNVALCTFILLVCGLGCIALSIIGVTVNVKAHTALQCMLKIPTNDLSESTMRAVNQFTSLLTGTTIGYNVYGLFTISPPTLLSIVGTLVTYVVVVVQFRQPDSQTSLSTLCQDLLANVTILLEDIRNGSLAS